The following are encoded together in the Wolbachia endosymbiont (group E) of Neria commutata genome:
- the ltrA gene encoding group II intron reverse transcriptase/maturase encodes MNKTKSFDIPKQLIRRAYKQVSKNKGAAGVDEVSITKFEEDLKDNLYKLWNRMSSGSYFPEPVKAVAIPKGTGGGQRILCVPSVSDRIAQTAATMYLEPLVEPKFHEDSYGYRPNKSALDAVGTARKRCWWYDWTIDLDIAGFFDNLDHELALQAIKRHTDCKWVILYVERWIKAPIQQADGGKVVREKGVPQGGSTSPLISNIFMHHVFDEWMRRKCPTIAFERYVDDAIVHCKSSRQAEFMRVAIEERLAEYKLKLHPEKTQIVYCKDDNRKSEFPKQSFDFLGYTFRPRLARNKIGKHFVSFLPAISNKAKKNITTTIRSWKILRNTHKTSEEISKIVNPIVRGWYQYYGRFYRKEIYKPLRNIERHLEKWVRRKYKKLRNHGRLARQLLGKMRKEEPNTFYHWTLGLGQKTE; translated from the coding sequence ATGAATAAAACAAAGTCTTTTGATATACCGAAGCAACTTATTAGGAGAGCTTATAAACAAGTGTCCAAAAACAAGGGTGCTGCTGGTGTAGATGAGGTTTCGATAACAAAGTTTGAGGAAGATCTAAAAGATAATCTCTATAAACTATGGAATCGGATGTCATCTGGAAGTTATTTTCCAGAGCCTGTAAAAGCTGTAGCAATACCAAAAGGTACGGGAGGGGGACAAAGAATTTTATGTGTTCCTTCAGTATCGGACAGGATAGCGCAGACAGCAGCTACAATGTATCTAGAACCGTTAGTAGAACCGAAGTTTCATGAAGATTCATATGGTTATAGACCAAACAAATCTGCACTGGATGCGGTAGGAACTGCGAGGAAAAGATGCTGGTGGTACGATTGGACGATAGATCTTGATATAGCAGGATTTTTCGACAATTTGGACCACGAGTTGGCATTGCAAGCTATCAAAAGGCACACAGACTGCAAATGGGTCATACTGTATGTTGAAAGATGGATAAAAGCTCCAATTCAGCAAGCAGATGGCGGTAAGGTAGTTAGGGAAAAAGGAGTTCCGCAAGGAGGTTCAACAAGCCCGCTGATCTCAAACATATTTATGCATCATGTATTTGATGAGTGGATGAGACGAAAGTGCCCAACAATAGCATTTGAGAGGTATGTAGATGATGCGATAGTGCACTGCAAGAGTAGTAGGCAGGCAGAATTTATGAGGGTAGCAATAGAAGAAAGATTGGCTGAGTATAAGCTAAAATTACATCCTGAAAAGACACAAATTGTGTACTGCAAGGATGACAATAGGAAAAGTGAATTTCCTAAACAAAGTTTTGATTTTCTGGGTTATACATTTAGACCCAGGTTAGCAAGAAATAAAATAGGAAAGCATTTTGTTTCATTTCTTCCTGCGATTAGCAACAAGGCCAAGAAAAATATTACTACAACCATAAGGTCATGGAAAATACTACGAAATACACACAAAACATCAGAGGAAATATCAAAGATAGTAAATCCAATAGTCAGAGGCTGGTATCAGTACTATGGCAGGTTTTACAGGAAAGAGATATACAAACCTCTGAGAAACATAGAGCGGCACCTAGAAAAGTGGGTCAGAAGAAAGTATAAGAAGCTTCGAAATCATGGAAGACTAGCAAGGCAACTTCTAGGAA